A single genomic interval of Heterodontus francisci isolate sHetFra1 chromosome 45, sHetFra1.hap1, whole genome shotgun sequence harbors:
- the LOC137356163 gene encoding zinc finger protein 420-like, translating to MASGAAGMERAAPRVSARAALRPLRCGDCGKRFSRSWRLCWHRARHPPRTPFICSSCGRVFGYFQVLARHRCPQEEPAPGAAPGEVGEGERPYLCPLCPKRFATPWYLQKHRRRHERPPAFACADCGRAFKERYELARHRLIHDPRRPHRCPLCLQRFGRPEGLECHLRAQHGPPRRRPFRCGVCGKAYSRSAHLLRHEYGHTGERPYPCAECGKAFRDPGTLRRHRRLHQKPGAALLGPGVPVPPGIGAAANCAGCGGAGPGSDCRRCRGGGGGGGPPPPHPPPPPPAAKCAVCGKAFADRAALDRHHLQGHAGQGPFPCPLCRLAFPSSAELQEHQGGHQQLPPPSFACSQCGRTYSRASHLLRHQRSHTDERPFACPACGKGFVNSYELLRHRLTHTDEAPYPCPLCDKRFKRPHYLAQHLRTHSDQTPYPCPSCGKRFKTASYLLKHQSRHQPEPPRHTCPACGKGFRYPYELARHGRSHSDQAPYTCPACPRAFKSGRDLDQHARLHTGERPYVCPSCGKGFTRSSMLGRHRRTHSQLRPHACPACGKAFKAPSGLRGHQRRNCRAFRSRPQTDATRGGGGAAADGERLGPGPREATGLQLPQARDLGTLQALKLLLPRDPGALHPREPPPALDQGTRQALGLPQARDPGTLHPLELSQARDQGTLHPLELPQACDQGTLHPLELLQTRDQGALHPLELLQACDQGALHPLELPQARDQGTLHPLGLPQARDPGTLHPLELPQARDQGTLHPLELPQACDQGTLQPLGLLQARDQGTLHPLGLPQARDPGTLHPLELPQARDQGTLHPLELPQARDQGTLHPLEHPQARDQGTLHPLGLPQARDQGTLRPLELPQARDPGTLQALELPRAPDSLLTSGPASRPQPQPVPYDCGLCRQSFPQLVQLLKHRCRLPDQQQPAFRCPRCPEAFARAFELACHLPCHANDPPVQCPR from the coding sequence ATGGCGTCCGGGGCAGCGGGGATGGAGCGCGCGGCCCCTCGGGTCTCGGCCCGGGCCGCCCTCCGCCCGTTGCGCTGCGGGGACTGTGGCAAGCGCTTCTCCCGCTCCTGGCGCCTCTGCTGGCACCGGGCGCGCCACCCGCCGAGGACGCCCTTCATCTGCTCCTCCTGCGGGCGGGTCTTCGGCTACTTCCAGGTGCTGGCCCGGCACCGGTGCCCGCAGGAGGAGCCGGCGCCGGGTGCGGCGCCGGGCGAGGTTGGGGAGGGGGAGCGCCCCTACCTGTGCCCGCTGTGCCCCAAGCGCTTCGCCACTCCCTGGTACCTGCAGAAGCACCGGCGGCGCCACGAGCGGCCGCCGGCTTTCGCCTGCGCCGACTGCGGCCGGGCCTTCAAGGAGCGCTACGAGCTGGCGCGGCACCGGCTGATCCATGACCCGCGCCGGCCCCACCGCTGCCCGCTGTGCCTGCAGCGCTTCGGCCGGCCGGAGGGTTTGGAGTGCCACCTGCGGGCCCAGCACGGGCCGCCCCGGCGGCGCCCTTTCCGCTGTGGGGTGTGCGGCAAGGCCTACAGCCGCTCGGCCCACCTCCTGCGCCACGAGTACGGGCACACCGGCGAGCGGCCGTACCCCTGCGCCGAGTGCGGCAAGGCCTTCCGGGACCCGGGCACCCTGCGGCGGCACCGCCGGCTGCACCAGAAGCCGGGGGCGGCGCTGCTGGGGCCGGGCGTGCCGGTGCCCCCGGGCATCGGCGCGGCCGCCAATTGCGCCGGGTGCGGCGGGGCTGGGCCCGGCTCGGATTGTCGGCGCTGCCGGGGTGGCGGCGGGGGAGGAGGCCCGCCGCCACCTCACCCGCCGCCCCCGCCCCCGGCTGCCAAGTGCGCGGTCTGCGGCAAGGCCTTCGCCGACCGGGCAGCCCTGGACCGCCACCACCTGCAGGGCCACGCCGGGCAGGGCCCGTTCCCCTGCCCCCTCTGCCGGCTGGCCTTCCCGAGCTCGGCGGAGCTGCAGGAGCACCAGGGCGGGCACCAGCAGCTGCCGCCGCCCTCCTTCGCCTGCTCACAGTGCGGCCGCACCTACAGCCGGGCCTCGCACCTGCTGCGCCACCAGCGCAGCCACACGGACGAGCGGCCCTTCGCCTGCCCGGCCTGCGGCAAGGGCTTCGTCAACTCCTACGAGCTGCTGCGGCACCGGCTGACACACACGGACGAGGCCCCCTACCCGTGCCCGCTCTGCGACAAGCGCTTCAAGCGGCCGCACTACCTGGCGCAGCACCTGCGCACGCACAGCGACCAGACCCCCTACCCGTGCCCTTCCTGCGGCAAGCGCTTCAAGACCGCCTCCTACCTCCTCAAGCACCAGAGCCGCCACCAGCCCGAGCCCCCCCGCCACACCTGCCCGGCCTGTGGCAAGGGCTTCCGCTACCCGTACGAGCTGGCGCGGCACGGCCGTTCCCACTCCGACCAGGCGCCCTACACGTGCCCGGCCTGCCCCCGGGCTTTCAAGAGCGGACGGGACCTGGACCAGCACGCCCGCCTCCACACAGGCGAGCGGCCGTACGTCTGCCCTTCCTGCGGCAAGGGCTTCACCCGCTCCTCGATGCTGGGCCGCCACCGCCGCACCCACTCCCAGCTCCGGCCGCACGCCTGCCCGGCCTGCGGCAAGGCCTTCAAGGCCCCCTCTGGCCTGCGGGGCCATCAGCGGAGGAATTGCCGGGCCTTCAGGTCCAGACCTCAGACCGACGCCaccagaggaggaggaggggcagcCGCTGATGGAGAGAGGCTGGGCCCAGGCCCCCGGGAGGCCACAGGCCTCCAACTCCCACAAGCCCGTGACCTGGGAACCCTGCAGGCCCTCAAACTCCTGCTGCCCCGTGACCCAGGTGCCCTGCATCCTCGCGAGCCACCGCCGGCCCTTGACCAGGGAACCCGGCAGGCCCTGGGCCTCCCGCAGGCCCGTGACCCGGGAACCCTGCATCCTCTCGAGCTCTCACAGGCCCGTGACCAGGGAACCCTGCATCCACTTGAACTCCCACAGGCCTGTGACCAGGGAACCCTGCATCCACTCGAACTCCTGCAGACCCGTGACCAGGGAGCCCTGCATCCTCTCGAACTCCTGCAGGCCTGTGACCAGGGAGCCCTGCATCCTCTCGAACTCCCGCAGGCCCGTGACCAGGGAACCCTGCATCCCCTCGGCCTCCCACAGGCCCGTGACCCAGGAACCCTGCATCCACTTGAACTCCCACAGGCCCGTGACCAGGGAACCCTGCATCCTCTCGAACTCCCGCAGGCCTGTGACCAGGGAACCCTGCAACCCCTCGGCCTCCTACAGGCCCGTGACCAGGGAACCCTGCATCCCCTCGGCCTCCCACAGGCCCGTGACCCAGGAACCCTGCATCCACTTGAACTCCCACAGGCCCGTGACCAGGGAACCCTGCATCCACTTGAACTCCCGCAGGCCCGTGACCAGGGAACCCTGCATCCTCTCGAACACCCGCAGGCCCGTGACCAGGGTACCCTGCATCCTCTCGGCCTCCCACAGGCCCGTGACCAGGGAACCCTGCGTCCACTCGAACTCCCACAGGCCCGTGACCCGGGAACCCTGCAGGCCCTCGAACTGCCCCGGGCCCCCGACTCCCTGCTGACCTCAGGCCCAGCCTCCCGGCCCCAGCCCCAGCCCGTGCCCTACGACTGCGGTCTCTGCCGCCAGAGCTTCCCGCAGCTGGTGCAGTTGCTGAAGCATCGCTGCCGCCTGCCTGACCAGCAGCAGCCCGCCTTCCGCTGCCCCCGCTGCCCTGAAGCCTTCGCCAGGGCCTTCGAGTTGGCCTGCCACCTTCCCTGCCATGCCAACGATCCACCCGTCCAGTGCCCCCGCTGA